A single genomic interval of Juglans regia cultivar Chandler chromosome 1, Walnut 2.0, whole genome shotgun sequence harbors:
- the LOC108992687 gene encoding aldehyde dehydrogenase family 2 member C4-like, with translation MQPDRERRREMETPSNGSSDSFVKMPTIKFTKLFINGEFVDSVSGKTFETIDPRTEEVIARVAEGDKEDVNLAVEAARQAFDHGPWPRLPGSERGRIMMKFADLIDEHVEELAALEAIDAGKLFGLAKLRDIPSAANSLRYYAGAADKIHGEVLKMSREFHAYTLREPIGVVGLIIPWNFPTTILFSKVSPALATGCTMVVKPAEQTPLSALYCAHLAKLAGIPNGVLNVVTGFGPTAGAAISSHMDIDGVSFTGSTNIGREIMQAAAKSNLKVVSLELGGKSPLVIFDDADVDKAVQLALLGILYNKGEICVASSRVFVQEGIYDEFVKKLVGKAKDWVVGDPFDPKVNQGPQVDKKQFEKILFYIDHGKREGASLLTGGKPVGDKGYYIEPTIFADVKEDMLIVKDEIFGPVMALMKFKTIDEAIKMANNTKYGLAAGIVTNNLDVANTVSRSIRAGIVWINCYFAFDSDCPFGGYKMSGFGRDNGLEALQKYLQVKSVVTPIYNSPWL, from the exons ATGCAGCCTGaccgagagagaaggagagagatgGAAACTCCCAGCAATGGCAGCTCGGACTCTTTTGTCAAGATGCCAACCATAAAGTTCACGAAGCTGTTCATCAATGGAGAATTTGTTGACTCCGTTTCAG gaAAGACGTTCGAGACTATAGATCCAAGAACCGAGGAGGTGATTGCGAGGGTGGCGGAAGGGGACAAGGAGGATGTCAATTTGGCCGTGGAGGCTGCGCGTCAAGCTTTCGATCATGGTCCATGGCCCCGCTTGCCCGGCTCT gAGAGAGGAAGGATTATGATGAAATTTGCAGATTTGATTGATGAACATGTAGAAGAATTAGCTGCCTTGGAGGCTATTGATGCTGGGAAATTGTTTGGTCTAGCTAAGTTACGTGACATTCCTTCGGCAGCAAATTCCCTACGATACTATGCGGGTGCAGCCGATAAAATTCATGGGGAGGTGTTGAAAATGTCTCGAGAGTTTCATGCTTATACATTGCGTGAGCCAATTGGTGTCGTAGGACTCATCATTCCCTGGAATTTCCCAACCACCATATTATTTAGCAAGGTTAGCCCTGCCTTAGCCACTGGCTGCACTATGGTCGTCAAGCCCGCCGAGCAAACACCCCTTTCAGCTCTTTACTGTGCTCATCTTGCTAAGCTG GCTGGTATCCCAAATGGAGTTCTAAATGTTGTCACTGGATTTGGACCGACTGCTGGTGCTGCCATTAGCTCTCATATGGACATTGATGGG GTCAGTTTCACTGGTTCCACGAACATAGGACGTGAAATAATGCAGGCTGCAGCAAAAAGCAATTTGAAAGTGGTTTCACTTGAATTAGGAGGCAAGTCACCCCTTGTAATTTTTGACGATGCTGATGTAGATAAAGCTGTTCAACTTGCTCTGTTGGGCATTCTATATAACAAG GGAGAAATATGCGTAGCAAGTTCTCGCGTTTTTGTTCAAGAAGGAATTTATGATGAATTTGTGAAGAAGTTAGTGGGAAAGGCAAAAGATTGGGTAGTTGGGGATCCTTTTGATCCTAAAGTAAATCAAGGACCCCAG GTTGACAAGAAGCAGTTTGAAAAGATCCTTTTCTACATAGATCATGGAAAGAGAGAAGGAGCATCCTTGTTAACCGGTGGTAAGCCTGTGGGGGACAAGGGCTACTATATTGAGCCAACAATTTTCGCAGATGTTAAG GAAGACATGCTAATAgtgaaagatgaaatatttgGACCTGTGATGGCGCTCATGAAGTTCAA AACAATTGATGAAGCGATTAAAATGGCGaacaacacaaaatatggaCTTGCAGCAGGTATCGTGACCAATAACTTAGACGTGGCTAACACAGTGTCAAGATCAATCCGTGCCGGGATTGTTTGGATCAATTGCTATTTTGCTTTCGACAGCGACTGCCCTTTTGGAGGGTACAAGATGAGTGGGTTTGGGAGAGATAATGGTTTAGAAGCCCTTCAAAAGTATCTTCAAGTTAAATCAGTTGTGACACCCATTTACAACTCTCCTTGGCTTTGA